The sequence ATGACGTCAGGCGCCAGTCGCGCTAACTCGAGTGGTAGCCGCGAGCTTACAGCTCGCGGTTCAACTGCACCCGACGAACGATCACGCTGCTCTGCAACCGCGGGCTGTAAGCCCGCGGCTACTTTGCGACGACTCGTGTCCGTCTTCCATAACGGAGGATGACGCCTGCACCCGCGACCGTGGCGGAAGCTGGTCTTCCTCCGGGTTGAGCAGCGTCACCGCCAGCGCGCCGCCGTAAAGGATGAGGCCGACCAGCAAGATGATCACGCCGACGCGATAGTGGGCGGTTTTCTTGTCGCGATACGCGAGCGACGTGACGAGCCACTGGGCCGTGTCTTGGCCGCCCTGCATCGTGAGCCAGCGGAGATGGAGCACGCCGCGCACAACGACGCCTGCCGCAAGGATGATGAGCGACAGGCCGCTGATGATGAGCCACTGCGACAGCGCGTTCGTCCCGGCGACGAGCCGCCCGCTAAAGCCGGTCGTCGAGATCACGACGCCGCAAAGGACCAGCGCGACCTGCGCCCGGTTGTGCAGCACCGCGAACTGCCGCTCCAGCATCGCCATGATGCCCGGCAGGTCGTCGCCGTACACGTCGAGAATCCGCCGCGCCTCGGCCTCACGGGCGAGGTGGTCCTTCGACGGCTTCGGCAGTTCGAGTCGCGTGTCAGCGTCGCTCACGCAGAAGGTGTAGCCGGCGTGATGCGAGACGTCACGTCCGGTGGTAGGTTGCACGCCCTGATGCCGCGGCTTGTCTCGCTGACGCTTCTCTCGTTCCTCGCGCTTCCCGCGGCGGCGTTGGTCTACACGCTCGTGCTCATCATCTGGGTCGATGCGGTGAGCTGGCGACACAGGGATCTGGGTTGGATCATCGGCTCGGCGGCCGCGCTGCTCTGTGTCATGGGCTGGTGGCTGCTCGTCTGGTTCAAGGAGGTGACTTGGAACACGCGGCGGGTCACGTTTTCCGTGCTTGCCATACCTGGCACGGCGGTCCTCGGTAGTGCCGTCGGATACGTCGCGTATCTGTTGACGGACCTCGACACGTTCGGCATGTTCCTCGGCGGGTCGAGCACGGTCATCGCGTGGCTCGTCACCGCGTGCATCCTCTGGCGTGCGACGCCGATGGAGATGATCGATGCGGTATCCGGCGAGGCGCTCGATGCGGCTGTCACCTGCCCGCGATGTTCCTACGCCATGACCGGCCTGCGCGACGCGCGGTGCCCGGAGTGCGGCGAGCAGTACACGCTCGATCAGCTTTTCGCCGCCCAGCGACCTGACGCTCGGATGAGCGACGCGTGATGGGTCACACGTCCGCGACGCGATGGTCGACCTGCGTCACCTCCACGTCCGGCAAACCCGCGAGGAAGTGTCGGCCGTAGCGACGCGTGAGGATCCGGCCGTCGAGGAGGACGATGATGCCTTTGTCCGTCCCGCTGCGGATGAGCCGGCCGAAGCCTTGGCGCAGCTTGATGACGGCTTCGGGCACGCTGTAGTCCATGAAGCCGTTGCCGCCGGCGGATTCGATGCGCTCGATTCGTGCCTGCTGCACCGGCTCGTCGGGCACCGCGAATGGCAGCTTGTGCAGGATGACGTTGCGCAGCGCCCGGCCCTGCACGTCGACGCCTTGCCAGAAGCTGGCTGTGCCGAAGAGGACGTTGTTCTCGGCCGAGCGGAACTTGTCGAGGAGTCCGCGGCGCTGCCCGTCGCGGCCTTGCAGCAAGAGGCGTAGCCCGGCGTCTTCGAGCTCGTCCTGGACGAGGTGGGCCGTCGCGTTGAGCGCGCGGTGGCTGGTGAAGAGGACGAAGGCGCCGCCTTCGGTGTGCCGGCACCAGTGGACGATGCGATCGGCGGCGTGTTCGGTGAAGCGGTGGTCGTTCGGCTCGGGCAGGCCGGTCTCGACGATCAGCTTGCACTGCTCGCGATAGTTGAACGGCGAGCCGAAGCGGGCGGCGGTCGTGTCGGCGTCGAGGCCGAGCCGCTGCTTGACGTGGCCGAAGCCGTCGTCGTCCGAGGCCTCGCCGGTGGTGGCGAGCGTGGCGCTGGTCAGGACGCAGCCGGGCGTCTTGTCCCACAGCGCCATCTTCAGGCCCTGGCCGACGTCGACGGGCGACGCGTGCAGACTCGCGCGGCGTGGCGTTCGGCCGGTCTCGTCGATCCAGTAGACCGCGTCGGGCATCGTCTGACCGACAAACGCGGCGATCGTGTCCCCCAGCACGCGGACCTTATCCGCCTGGTGTTTGGTTTCGAGTCGCGTCTCGAGCCGCTCGTCTTCGGGGTTGTCTTCCTCGGCCTCGACGTCGCCGGCGAGGTCGACGAGGCGCTTGGCGATCTCGCCGAGCGCGGGCGAGAGGTCGTCCTCGACGAAGCCTTCCTGCCGGACCCGGCCGTTGCTCTTGCCGAAGCGATCGCGCCAGGAGAGCACGCGATCGAAAAAGCCCTCGCACACCGCCTGCGCGTCGGCGACGAGGCCGACGAGTTCGTTGACCTTCTCCGCGTCACCGCCGGCACGGGCGAGGGTGGTCAGGAAGCCCTTGGTTCGTTTGACGTCGAAGAGCTGGCGGAGCGATCGGTTGACGCCACCCTCGCCGACACGCAGGCCGAAGTGCGTGGCGGCGGCGTCTTCAAGGGTGTGGGCTTCGTCGAAGACGACGTGGTCGTACTTCGGCAGATACGTCACGCCGGCGAGGCGAAGCGCGAGGTCGCTGAAGAAGAGGGCGTGGTTGACGACGAGCACGTTGGCCGTCTGCATGCGTCGCTTGGCCGCCTGCCAGTGACAGGCTTTGAAGAAGCGGCAGCGCTTGCCCATGCAGTTGCCGGCCTCGGCCCGGGCGTGCTCCCAGACGCGCATGTCCGGCAGGATCGGCAGGCTCCCGACGTCGCCGTCGTTCGTCTCGCTGGCCCAGGCTTCGAGGTCGGCGAGCGACGAACGTTCCTGCTCACTGGCAAACAGCGACGACTGCCTTCGCGAGGCCGAGTCAAGCCGACGCAGGCAAAGGTAGTTGCCGCGACCTTTGACGAGGACGGCCGTGAACTCCTCGCCCGTCGCAGCACGCAGCAGCGGCACGTCCTTGTCGACGATCTGCTCCTGCAGGGCGATCGTGTGCGTCGAGACGACGACACGCTTCTTGCGCTTCGCGGCAGCTTCGATCGCCGGGAGCAGGTAGGCGAACGACTTGCCCACGCCCGTCCCCGCCTCAGCCAGCAGCGTCTGCCCGTTCCGCAGCGCCCCGTCGACCGCACTGGCCATCGCGACCTGCTGCGGGCGAGCCTCGTAGTTGTCGCCCAGACGGCGCGCCACCGCCCCGCCCGGCGCAAGCCGCTCGGCAAGATCAGGCGTGGTCGCGGCGTCGTCCGACACGGCAGCGAGTGTACGGGTGGCGTCAGGGTTGCGCTCTGCTCAGGCGTCGAATGATGATCAGGTCGTCTCGAACGGTCGCGAACAAGCCATGCCATTCGTCACGTGTCTCAACGGCGGCAAGGACTCGATCTCGCACGTAGCTCGGCGACTTCGGCTTCAACCGGAAGAGAATCAACCCGGCGGGGTTCGAGCGGCCGTCGCGAAAGGTCATCGCCGCAAAGTCGGTGTCGAATGTCAGTAGAAGACGCTCGTCGCGTTGCGCGATGGCGAGCACGTCCAAGTCTGAGATGCCGGGCGAGTCTGTTCTGATCCACTTGACGTCGTGACCGTTTTGGATCAACGCCTCCACGGCGGGTCGTGGGACATTTTCGTCAGCGAGCATCCGCATCATGTCCGTAGGTAGTCACGTGCCTGTCGTCCCTCGGTCTGCTTGAGAAAATGAGCAACTATCGGATGCTTTGGAGGGGAAGGACACGCTCCTCCTCTAACCGCTCACGAGCGAAAACGAGGCACGCTCGGACATCGTCGGGTTCGACGCCGGGATAGCTGTCAACGACATCATCCGTCGACCAGCCGTTGGCGAGCAGATCCAGGATGAATTCCACTGTCAGCCGGGTCCCTCGGATGACCGGCTTCCCGGCTTGAATGTCCTCTCGTGCTTCGATGCGATCCACGCGTCCACTCTACCCTATCTTCGCCCGACGCAGCCGCAGGGCGTTGCCGAGGACGCTGATGTCGGAGAGGGCCATCGCGCCGGCGGCGATTTCGGGTTCGAGGAAGCCCGCGGCTGCGATGGGGATGGCGGTGACGTTGTAAATGAAGGCCAGGAACAGGTTCTGCTTGATCACGCGCATTGTCCGGCGGCTCAGCAGCAAGGCGGCCGGGACGTCGGTGAGGCGGTCGCTCATGAGCACGACGTGACCGGCCTGTTTGGCGGCGTCGGTGCCGGCGGCGAGGGCGATGCCGACGTGGGCGGCGGCGAGGGCAGGGGCGTCGTTCACGCCGTCGCCGACCATCGCGACCCGGCGGCCATCGGCCTTGAGCTTTTCAATGACGGCCTGCTTTCCGTCAGGGCGGACGTCGGCGTGGATGGTTTCGATACCGAGTTGCCGGGCGATGGCTTCGGCGGCTTCGTGGCGATCGCCGGTGAGGAGTTGGACGTTGAGGCCGCGATCGCGGAGGTGGCGGACGACGTCGGCGGCATCGTTGCGTGGGGCGTCGCGAAGTTCGACATAGCCGACGGGTTGCCCGTCGAGGGCGATGTGGGCGATCGTGCCTGAGGCATCCGCGACTGGCGTCGCGGCGTCGATCAGCGAGGCGTGTCCGACAGTGATGCGTCGGTGTTCGACGATTGCCTCGACGCCGAGGCCTGGGTGGTTGGTGAAGTCGGTGGCTTCCGACAGCTCGATCTGCTGATCGCGTGCATTCGCGACGACCGCGGCGGCCAACGGGTGCTCGCTGGACTGCTCGGCCGATGCGGCGAGACGCAGTAGCTCTCGTTCGTCGACGTCGCTGGTTGCAACTACGCGTGCAACCGTCGGCGAGCCCGTCGTGAGTGTGCCGGTCTTGTCGAAGACGACTGTGTCGACGGCCGCGGCGTTCTGGATGGCGTCGATGTCGCGAAGCAGGATGCCGCGTCGCGCACCGCGGCCTGTGCCGACCATGATCGCCGCCGGCACCGCCAATCCGAGGGCACACGGGCAAGCGATGATGAGCACGCTGCACGTTGCCCGGGCCGCATCGCCCCAGACGCCGGGCGTCGCTTTGTCGCTGGCGAACCCGAGCACGAGCCACGCGGTGGCTGTCAGTGCGGCAATCACGAGGACGACCGGCACGAAGATCGCCGAGATCTGATCCGCCAGCTTCTGCACGGGCGGGCGAGAGGCTTGGGCCGTCTCGACGAGCTTGACGATCGACGCGAGCGTCGTCTCCGACCCTGCGGCCGTGATGCGGACGACGAGCGAGCCTTCGCGATTGACGCTGCCGCCGACCACGGTGTCACCCGCGGCCTTTGCGACGGGCATGGGTTCGCCGGTGAGCATCGATTCGTCCACCCCGCCGCGGCCCGACTCGACGGTGCCGTCGGCGGGGACGGTCATCGCGGGCTTCACGAGGACGCGATCGCCCGGGCGGAGGGTGTCGGCGGGGACTTCCTCGGCCTCGGGGGCACGGATGGTGAGTGAGAGGCGTTTGCGTGCGGGTCGGTCGGGACCCGAAGCTTCCGCTTCGGTGTCGGGTGGAAGGCGCAGGGCTGTTTGTGGCGCGAGGTCGAGCAGGGCGCGGATGGCGTCGCCGGTCTTGTCGCGGGCTCGGGCTTCGAGCCAGTGGCCCAGCGAGATGAGCGTGAACAGTGCTGCCGACTCGGCGAAGTAGAGCTCCGCCAGAGGCCAGCCGAGCAGCAGGTGGCCGACGAGCGCGACGGCGGAGTAGCCGTAGGCCGTCCCACCGCCTAGTGCGATGAGCGTGTCCATGTTGGTCGTGCGACGCTTCGCTGCGCGCCAAGCGCTGGCGAAGAACGCCCGGCCTGCGATGAGCATCACGGCGGTGCCTGCGACGACGCCGACCCACGTCATCCACGTCGTGCCGGCGTGGTCGTGGCCGCCCGTCAGGAGCACGGTTCCCCAGTGCAGCGACTCGGCGGGCACCCAGAGGACCAGGCCGATGATGGCACGCCATTTCCACCGCTCGGCGGCGAGTCGGGCTCGTTCCTGCTGGGCGTGACGATCGCTCGCCTGCGAGACGAGTGTCGCCGCATCGTCCGCAGGCCTGGCCGGGAAGCCGGCGTCGCTGATGGCGTCGGCCACCGCATCGATGCGCCGCGCGTCGTCGAGGTCGACTTGTGCCCGGCCGTTGGCGAGGTCGATCGTGATCTCACGGAGACCGTCGATGCGCTTCGCCGCCCGGCTGACGTTGGCGACGCAGCTGGCACAGTGCATGCCTTCGACGAGCAGTTCCGCCATGCCGATTTCTACGTCGGACAAACGCGTTACGCTCACCGCATGCACGGACCGCCACGGCGAGGAGTGATTCGGTGGATCATGACGATCGTGCTGCTCGTCACGCCGCTGTTCGCCGTGGTCGACTTCGGCTTCGGCAACAACCTCCGTGCGCCGGGGCTGGAGACGCTCGGCGTGAGCGTCAGTTGGAAGGTCGTCTACTACGTCGGCATCACCGGTCTGGGCGTGCTCGCACTGTGGCTCCCGGCCGCTGCTGCACCGCTGAGCGTCCTGGAGGCGGGAGCGAACGTGATCGTTGCCGTGTTGATGGTCGTTCTGCCGTACGACCAGTTGCTCGACAACGCTCACAGCGGCGGCCCGCTGGTCGTTCCGGACCTGCCTCTGACAGCGATGTTCATCTCTGCGGGTGTGGGAACGCTTTCCCTGATGTCGTTCCGGTCCAAAGGCTTCCTCGGACATGATCGAGGCAGCGCGCTAACCGACATCCGTCAGGCGATCGGTGACCGATGAACAGATGATGCTTAGCGGTGAGCGCCAGCGAGCCCTTCGCACGGGGCACGTTGGCACTCACCCCTAAGCAAGCTCGACCGAAGTCGAGTGAACGCGATGACTGCGACCACCTACTCCTTGTCTTTGAAGTAGTCCCCGTTCTTCTCGATGAACGAAGACCACTCCGCCGGCAGGTCTTCCTGCGGGAAGATGGCCTGCACCGGGCATTCGTCGACGCACAGGCCGCAGTCGATGCAGACGTCGGGGTCGATGTAGAGCTGTTCGGCCGAGTCGAAGTCATCGGCGTCGCCGATGGGGTGGATGCAGTCGACGGGGCAGACCTCCACGCAGCTGGTGTCTTTGGTACCGATGCAGGGCTGGGCGATGACGTGGGGCATGAATGTCGCTCGTGTCTGTTCTGGCGGATGCTAAGAGCTAGCGGCGAGCCTGCGACGGTGCCGCAGACCATTTGAATCGTTGCGGATTATTGATGCGGCGCCGCTCCCGTTGTCGGACCTGATATCGGCCCCGATTTATCCGTTCGCACGCGGCGAAGAGGTGGTAGACTCCCCGCTGCAAACGCCGTACCCGACCGCGGAATCGTGTCGACGTTGCGACGTGGTTCGGTTACCAAATCCATGGGCTCCATGCAGTTAACACAATCGGCAGGCATGCGGATGGAGCAGCGGCAGCTGCTCACGCCCCGCATGATCCAGTCGATGGAGATCCTGCAGATGCCGCTGACGGCGCTGGAGGAGCGCATCGATCAGGAGCTCGAAAAGAACCCCGTCCTCGAAGTCGCAGAAGCCCGAGTCGACCGCGACGAACTGCCGCGGGACGACAGCGTTCGCGAGGAGAACCAAGCTCTCGACCTCGACACACGCGACGAAGCCAGCGCCGAAGACTTCGCCCGCCTTGATCGCATCAGCGACTACCTCGAGAACGAGGAGTTCAGCCCCAGCTACGAACGCACCGGCGGCTATGACGTCCACGGTCCGAGCACCGGCAGCTACGCAGGCGAACGCGACGCCAAGCTCGACGCGATGAACAACACCGCCTCGCGTGGGGCGTCGCTGGACGAGCATCTGCTGGACCAGTGGAGCCTGATCGACCACTGTTCCGCCAACGCCGGCAAGGCCGACAACGTCTGCCGGGCTGGTCGCATCCTCATCGGCTACCTCGACGATCGCGGTTACCTGCCGATGTCGGTGGCCGAGGTGCGCGACGACGCGCTGTCGCGTGGCCGGACGAGCGACGTGCCGGAGATGGCCGACTTCGACGAGGCGTTCAAGCTCATCCGAAGGCAGCTCGAGCCGGCGGGCGTCGGAGCGACGTCGCTTTCAGATTGCCTGCTCCTCCAGCTCGACGCGCTTGCCAACGACGTGGAGACGGCCGAGGGGCACGATTTCGAGTTAGAGCGTCAACTCGTCACCACGTTCCTGAAGGACCTGGAGCAGAACCGCTACCCACAGATTGCCAAGAAGACCGGCCGAAGCATCGCGACCCTGCAAGCGGCAGTGAAGCGCCTCGGCCGACTCCATCCGCACCCGGGCAAGCTGATCGCGCCAGACGAAGCCCCGCCGATCACGCCCGACGCGACGATCCGTTGGGACGACGATCTGAAGGACTACGACGTCACGATGGCACGGGACCCGGCGCCTGACCTGCAGATCCGCTCGCTTTACAAGAAGCTCCTTCGTCAAAGCCGCAACGGCACCGAGCTCAACGGCCACGACGAGCCGGCCGACGACGACAACGAAGCCGTCGGTGAGCCTTTGAAGAACAAGGACGAACGCAAGCAGCTCCGGGACTTCCTCGGCAACAACGTCCGCAACGCCCGCTGGCTCATCGAGTCCATCGAGCAACGCCGCGGCACGATCGAGCGCGTCATCCGCAAGGTGCTCGAGCACCAGCGTGACTTCTTCGACAAGGGGCCGGAACACCTCAAGCCGCTGCCGATGATCGGCGTGGCGGAAGAGCTGGGCATCCACGTCGCCACCGTCAGCCGAGCCGTCAGCGAGAAGTGGATCGACACGCCTCGCGGCCTCTTCCCTCTCCGCCGCTTCTTCTCCGGCGGCACGACCACCGAAGACGGCCAGGACATGAGCTGGGACGCGGTGAAGGAGAAGCTCCGCGCGATCATCGAACGCGAAGACAAGGCCAAGCCGCTCAACGACGACGAGATCGTCGTCAAGCTCGACGAACAGGGCATCGAACTCGCCCGCCGCACTGTCGCCAAGTACCGCAAAATCCTCGGCATCCCAACGGCCCGCCAGCGACGCACGTTCTGAGGGGCATCGGGGCTCAAATTTGGGTCCAGCCCACTATAATCACGAGGACGGGCAGCGTGAGCAGGTAGTAGAACGGGACCCAGGTCTGGACAATCGTCTTGGTGCGGTCGCCATACCGGCGACCAAGCGGCGCAGCGAGGAGGTAGCAGAGCAGCAACACCAGCGGGTAGAGCGTGCCAACCCAGAGAAACGCGAGGAAGACGTAATCACCGAAGCTCATCACGTGATCCTGCTCCCGGTGGCCGGCAAACGACATGATGTTGGCCAACAGGCATCCCGGGTACAGCAGCGGGGCCGCGTACATCGTTGCACCCTGAGCGAGTGTCTGCCCGGCGCTCTCCGGCGGATCGGGCAATTCGATCTGTAGACGCTCTTTCATCGTCTGAAGCCGGATTGGGTTTGTTGTTAGGCTCGTCGCAGTCGGATCGGCCCCTTCGCCGTCGACGGATCCACCACGCGGCCGCCCTGCGTGATGACGATCTCGCCGCGGACGACCAGTCGGCGAGCCGCCTGTCGGGCCGGTTCCATCAGTCCGCGCCAGTCGTCTGGCCGGACGACTTTCGCCGCCTCGCTCGGGCAGATCGTTGCGCCGCGCTGGCGCTGGTTGAGCAGGTCAAGGAT is a genomic window of Planctomycetota bacterium containing:
- a CDS encoding helicase C-terminal domain-containing protein, whose amino-acid sequence is MSDDAATTPDLAERLAPGGAVARRLGDNYEARPQQVAMASAVDGALRNGQTLLAEAGTGVGKSFAYLLPAIEAAAKRKKRVVVSTHTIALQEQIVDKDVPLLRAATGEEFTAVLVKGRGNYLCLRRLDSASRRQSSLFASEQERSSLADLEAWASETNDGDVGSLPILPDMRVWEHARAEAGNCMGKRCRFFKACHWQAAKRRMQTANVLVVNHALFFSDLALRLAGVTYLPKYDHVVFDEAHTLEDAAATHFGLRVGEGGVNRSLRQLFDVKRTKGFLTTLARAGGDAEKVNELVGLVADAQAVCEGFFDRVLSWRDRFGKSNGRVRQEGFVEDDLSPALGEIAKRLVDLAGDVEAEEDNPEDERLETRLETKHQADKVRVLGDTIAAFVGQTMPDAVYWIDETGRTPRRASLHASPVDVGQGLKMALWDKTPGCVLTSATLATTGEASDDDGFGHVKQRLGLDADTTAARFGSPFNYREQCKLIVETGLPEPNDHRFTEHAADRIVHWCRHTEGGAFVLFTSHRALNATAHLVQDELEDAGLRLLLQGRDGQRRGLLDKFRSAENNVLFGTASFWQGVDVQGRALRNVILHKLPFAVPDEPVQQARIERIESAGGNGFMDYSVPEAVIKLRQGFGRLIRSGTDKGIIVLLDGRILTRRYGRHFLAGLPDVEVTQVDHRVADV
- a CDS encoding DUF5615 family PIN-like protein, giving the protein MRMLADENVPRPAVEALIQNGHDVKWIRTDSPGISDLDVLAIAQRDERLLLTFDTDFAAMTFRDGRSNPAGLILFRLKPKSPSYVRDRVLAAVETRDEWHGLFATVRDDLIIIRRLSRAQP
- a CDS encoding DUF433 domain-containing protein, with amino-acid sequence MDRIEAREDIQAGKPVIRGTRLTVEFILDLLANGWSTDDVVDSYPGVEPDDVRACLVFARERLEEERVLPLQSIR
- a CDS encoding heavy metal translocating P-type ATPase: MSDVEIGMAELLVEGMHCASCVANVSRAAKRIDGLREITIDLANGRAQVDLDDARRIDAVADAISDAGFPARPADDAATLVSQASDRHAQQERARLAAERWKWRAIIGLVLWVPAESLHWGTVLLTGGHDHAGTTWMTWVGVVAGTAVMLIAGRAFFASAWRAAKRRTTNMDTLIALGGGTAYGYSAVALVGHLLLGWPLAELYFAESAALFTLISLGHWLEARARDKTGDAIRALLDLAPQTALRLPPDTEAEASGPDRPARKRLSLTIRAPEAEEVPADTLRPGDRVLVKPAMTVPADGTVESGRGGVDESMLTGEPMPVAKAAGDTVVGGSVNREGSLVVRITAAGSETTLASIVKLVETAQASRPPVQKLADQISAIFVPVVLVIAALTATAWLVLGFASDKATPGVWGDAARATCSVLIIACPCALGLAVPAAIMVGTGRGARRGILLRDIDAIQNAAAVDTVVFDKTGTLTTGSPTVARVVATSDVDERELLRLAASAEQSSEHPLAAAVVANARDQQIELSEATDFTNHPGLGVEAIVEHRRITVGHASLIDAATPVADASGTIAHIALDGQPVGYVELRDAPRNDAADVVRHLRDRGLNVQLLTGDRHEAAEAIARQLGIETIHADVRPDGKQAVIEKLKADGRRVAMVGDGVNDAPALAAAHVGIALAAGTDAAKQAGHVVLMSDRLTDVPAALLLSRRTMRVIKQNLFLAFIYNVTAIPIAAAGFLEPEIAAGAMALSDISVLGNALRLRRAKIG
- a CDS encoding ferredoxin family protein, coding for MPHVIAQPCIGTKDTSCVEVCPVDCIHPIGDADDFDSAEQLYIDPDVCIDCGLCVDECPVQAIFPQEDLPAEWSSFIEKNGDYFKDKE
- the rpoN gene encoding RNA polymerase factor sigma-54, which codes for MQLTQSAGMRMEQRQLLTPRMIQSMEILQMPLTALEERIDQELEKNPVLEVAEARVDRDELPRDDSVREENQALDLDTRDEASAEDFARLDRISDYLENEEFSPSYERTGGYDVHGPSTGSYAGERDAKLDAMNNTASRGASLDEHLLDQWSLIDHCSANAGKADNVCRAGRILIGYLDDRGYLPMSVAEVRDDALSRGRTSDVPEMADFDEAFKLIRRQLEPAGVGATSLSDCLLLQLDALANDVETAEGHDFELERQLVTTFLKDLEQNRYPQIAKKTGRSIATLQAAVKRLGRLHPHPGKLIAPDEAPPITPDATIRWDDDLKDYDVTMARDPAPDLQIRSLYKKLLRQSRNGTELNGHDEPADDDNEAVGEPLKNKDERKQLRDFLGNNVRNARWLIESIEQRRGTIERVIRKVLEHQRDFFDKGPEHLKPLPMIGVAEELGIHVATVSRAVSEKWIDTPRGLFPLRRFFSGGTTTEDGQDMSWDAVKEKLRAIIEREDKAKPLNDDEIVVKLDEQGIELARRTVAKYRKILGIPTARQRRTF
- a CDS encoding DUF2256 and DUF3253 domain-containing protein encodes the protein MPRSPAKPTKPCHQCGRTIEWRKKWERDWENVRYCSDACRRAAKRHDPVNDELERAILDLLNQRQRGATICPSEAAKVVRPDDWRGLMEPARQAARRLVVRGEIVITQGGRVVDPSTAKGPIRLRRA